From Streptomyces sp. NBC_01460, a single genomic window includes:
- a CDS encoding alanine racemase, translating into MAAQQSPEQSVTALAAERVDHRFKALPPDAEGLTVGALAAERRNLFTGGFTTPVLALSAESLEANLALLETYAERHGLAFAPHGKTSMSPQLFARQLEYGAWGITAAVPHQARVYRAHGIRRIFLANELVDAVALRWLAGELDADPDFTFACYVDSVRGVELMDEALRAAGAVRPVDVVVELGAGQGARTGARTDADCAAVADAVAAVPTLRLVGVAGYEGEVPDASPERVREWLRRLVALAAGFDAAGRFDALADGEEILVSAGGSAWFDAVADVFAGIPALSRPVCKLLRSGAYVSHDDGHYRHLTPFNRVPEEGALQPAFRLWAQVVSRPTPEQAFVNAGKRDAAYDLDLPEAQVVRSGRDGSVRPATGITVSGLSDQHGWVRTEAGAELEVGDWIGMGLSHPCTSFDKWQLIPLVEADGTVTDYIRTFF; encoded by the coding sequence TTGGCCGCCCAGCAGTCCCCCGAGCAGTCCGTGACGGCACTCGCCGCCGAGCGGGTCGACCACCGCTTCAAGGCACTGCCGCCCGACGCGGAGGGGCTGACCGTGGGCGCTCTCGCGGCCGAGCGCCGCAACCTCTTCACGGGAGGCTTCACCACACCCGTGCTGGCGCTGTCCGCCGAGTCGCTCGAGGCGAACCTCGCGCTGCTGGAGACATATGCCGAACGTCACGGCCTTGCGTTCGCCCCGCACGGCAAGACCTCGATGTCCCCTCAGCTCTTCGCCCGCCAGCTGGAGTACGGCGCCTGGGGCATCACCGCCGCCGTCCCCCACCAGGCCCGGGTCTACCGCGCCCACGGCATCCGCCGGATCTTCCTGGCCAACGAACTCGTCGACGCCGTGGCGCTGCGCTGGCTGGCCGGCGAGCTGGACGCCGACCCGGACTTCACCTTCGCCTGCTACGTCGACTCCGTGCGCGGCGTCGAGCTGATGGACGAGGCCCTGCGCGCGGCGGGCGCGGTGCGCCCCGTCGACGTCGTCGTGGAGCTGGGGGCCGGGCAGGGCGCCCGCACCGGTGCCCGTACGGACGCCGACTGCGCGGCCGTCGCCGACGCGGTGGCCGCCGTCCCGACCCTGCGCCTGGTGGGCGTCGCCGGTTACGAGGGCGAGGTGCCGGACGCCTCACCCGAGCGGGTACGGGAGTGGCTGCGCCGGCTCGTCGCGCTGGCCGCCGGGTTCGACGCGGCCGGCCGCTTCGACGCGCTCGCGGACGGCGAGGAGATCCTGGTCAGCGCCGGCGGCAGCGCCTGGTTCGACGCGGTCGCCGATGTCTTCGCCGGCATCCCCGCCCTGAGCCGTCCCGTCTGCAAGCTGCTGCGCTCCGGCGCGTACGTCAGCCACGACGACGGCCACTACCGCCACCTCACCCCCTTCAACCGGGTCCCCGAGGAGGGCGCTCTGCAGCCCGCCTTCCGCCTCTGGGCTCAGGTCGTCTCCCGCCCCACCCCGGAGCAGGCCTTCGTCAACGCCGGGAAGCGCGACGCCGCCTACGACCTCGACCTCCCCGAGGCGCAGGTCGTCCGCTCCGGACGCGACGGTTCGGTGCGCCCGGCCACCGGCATCACCGTCAGCGGGCTCTCCGACCAGCACGGCTGGGTGCGCACCGAGGCGGGCGCCGAGCTGGAGGTCGGCGACTGGATCGGCATGGGCCTCTCGCACCCCTGCACCTCCTTCGACAAGTGGCAGCTGATCCCGCTGGTGGAGGCGGACGGCACCGTCACCGACTACATCCGCACCTTCTTCTGA
- a CDS encoding sugar kinase, translated as MSGSAARTATADVVCLGESMVTFLPSQPGRLADVPSFGRGIGGAESNVACALAAAGHRAKWVGRVGADGFGDHLVDTIAGYGVDTSAVRRDPDRPTGIYFRTATDRATDTHEVAYYRAGSAASAMSPRNVPYEDLLSARVLHLSGITAALSADCLALLHDLTAPRDGRPLISFDVNHRPGLWRDAEEGPDVLLALARRCDLVFVGDDEAEEAWGLHGADAVRAALPQPDVLVVKRGADGVTVFSRTASGGPDAVTTVPSLRVDVVAAVGAGDAFAAGFLSATLRDLPVRDRARHGHLMAAAVLTVPGDLTGPPSRAYADRLAALDDTAWGTLRLGPGWTAAAGANEEVRVT; from the coding sequence GTGTCCGGATCCGCAGCCAGGACAGCCACCGCGGACGTCGTCTGCCTCGGCGAGTCCATGGTGACGTTCCTGCCCTCGCAGCCGGGCCGCCTCGCCGACGTCCCCTCCTTCGGCCGGGGCATCGGCGGTGCCGAGTCCAACGTCGCCTGCGCGCTCGCCGCCGCCGGCCACCGGGCGAAGTGGGTCGGCCGGGTCGGCGCCGACGGCTTCGGCGACCACCTCGTCGACACCATCGCGGGATACGGCGTCGACACCTCCGCCGTGCGCCGCGACCCGGACCGCCCCACCGGCATCTACTTCCGCACGGCGACGGACCGGGCCACCGACACCCACGAGGTGGCCTACTACCGCGCCGGATCCGCGGCCTCCGCGATGTCCCCGCGCAACGTCCCGTACGAGGACCTCCTCTCCGCGCGCGTCCTGCACCTGTCCGGCATCACCGCCGCGCTCTCCGCCGACTGCCTGGCGCTCCTCCACGACCTCACCGCCCCCCGCGACGGCCGCCCGCTGATCTCCTTCGACGTCAACCACCGCCCCGGCCTCTGGCGCGACGCCGAGGAGGGCCCGGACGTCCTGCTCGCCCTCGCCCGCCGCTGCGACCTCGTCTTCGTCGGGGACGACGAGGCGGAGGAGGCATGGGGGCTCCACGGCGCCGACGCCGTACGCGCGGCCCTGCCCCAACCCGACGTCCTGGTCGTCAAGCGGGGCGCCGACGGCGTCACCGTCTTCTCGCGGACGGCGAGCGGCGGACCGGACGCGGTCACGACCGTCCCCTCCCTCCGCGTCGACGTCGTCGCCGCGGTCGGCGCCGGCGACGCCTTCGCCGCCGGGTTCCTCTCCGCCACCCTGCGCGACCTGCCCGTACGCGACCGGGCCCGGCACGGCCACCTCATGGCCGCCGCGGTCCTCACCGTCCCCGGCGACCTCACCGGACCCCCATCCCGCGCGTACGCCGACCGGCTCGCCGCCCTGGACGACACGGCCTGGGGCACACTTCGTCTCGGCCCCGGCTGGACAGCCGCCGCCGGGGCGAACGAGGAGGTACGAGTCACATGA
- a CDS encoding IclR family transcriptional regulator gives MSQTVDRALSILPLLAQGPADLGQVAERLGVHKSTALRLLRTLHEHGLVYRQEDQRYRLGARLFALAQEAVENLDVREIAHSHLVALNEQCGHTVHLAVYEENEVLYIDKVESRYPVRMYSRIGKPVAITVAAVAKLLLADLTEPERRAIAERLDYPMYTSRSLPNAGAFLKELAVVREQGWATDLGGHEESINCVGAPIRGADGRVVAAMSVSAPNVVVTAEELLTLLPLVRRTADTISREYSGTTPTKKA, from the coding sequence ATGAGCCAGACCGTCGACCGCGCGCTCAGCATCCTGCCGCTGCTCGCCCAGGGCCCCGCCGACCTCGGCCAGGTCGCCGAGCGGCTCGGGGTCCACAAGTCCACGGCCCTGCGCCTGCTCCGTACGCTCCACGAGCACGGCCTGGTCTACCGCCAGGAGGACCAGCGCTACCGCCTCGGCGCCCGGCTCTTCGCCCTCGCGCAGGAGGCCGTCGAGAACCTCGACGTACGCGAGATCGCCCACAGCCACCTCGTCGCGCTCAACGAGCAGTGCGGGCACACCGTCCACCTCGCGGTGTACGAGGAGAACGAGGTCCTCTACATCGACAAGGTCGAGAGCCGCTACCCCGTGCGCATGTACTCACGGATCGGCAAGCCCGTCGCGATCACCGTCGCCGCGGTCGCCAAGCTGCTCCTCGCCGACCTCACCGAGCCCGAACGGCGCGCGATCGCCGAACGGCTCGACTACCCCATGTACACGTCCCGTTCGCTCCCGAACGCCGGCGCCTTCCTGAAGGAACTCGCCGTCGTACGCGAACAGGGCTGGGCCACCGACCTCGGCGGCCACGAGGAGTCCATCAACTGCGTCGGCGCCCCCATCCGGGGCGCGGACGGGCGGGTCGTCGCCGCCATGTCGGTGTCCGCGCCGAACGTGGTCGTCACGGCCGAGGAACTCCTCACCCTCCTCCCGCTGGTGCGCCGCACCGCGGACACGATCAGCCGGGAGTACTCCGGCACCACCCCCACCAAGAAAGCCTGA
- a CDS encoding RidA family protein → MTEKTALTPSTHTAPPAKFSHGVKKGNILQVAGQVGFLPAVEGQAPTPAGPTLREQTLQTFANVKAILEEGGASWDDVMMMRVYLTDVDHFAEMNAIYNAYFEEQGLEAPASARTTVYVGLPKGLLIEIDALAVLG, encoded by the coding sequence ATGACCGAGAAGACCGCCCTCACCCCAAGCACCCACACCGCCCCGCCCGCCAAGTTCTCGCACGGCGTGAAGAAGGGGAACATCCTCCAGGTCGCCGGTCAGGTCGGCTTCCTGCCCGCCGTCGAGGGCCAGGCCCCCACCCCGGCCGGCCCGACGCTGCGCGAGCAGACCCTGCAGACCTTCGCCAACGTCAAGGCGATCCTGGAGGAGGGCGGCGCGAGCTGGGACGACGTGATGATGATGCGCGTCTACCTCACGGACGTCGACCACTTCGCCGAGATGAACGCGATCTACAACGCGTACTTCGAGGAGCAGGGCCTCGAGGCCCCCGCCTCCGCACGTACGACGGTGTACGTCGGCCTGCCCAAGGGGCTGCTCATCGAGATCGACGCCCTCGCGGTCCTCGGCTGA
- a CDS encoding GntP family permease: MLLAAAPTPEAPPHTGGLLLLIGGTPGLLTVAALGIALLLLLIIKVRLQPFVALLAVSIAVGLGAGLSVTELFGTVQKSAAVSVIESGMGGILGHVAIIIGLGTMLGAILEVSGGAEVLSARLLNLFGEKRAPLAMGLTGLIFGIPVFFDVGIFVLAPIVYAAAKRSGKSIILYAMPLLAGLSMTHAFLPPHPGPVAAAGLFNVSLGWVILMGAVVGIPSVLAAWVYAAWIGKRVFVDVPQDMVEAAEESKAAVVAEQRASGVTPHEEPVSLGTVLTIIGTPLILILAATFSSIALDPSTLRSVVEFFGNPFVALTIALLLAYYLLGIRRGWSRKSLESVSTASLKPVGNILLVVGAGGIFGAVLKGSGIADALADTFHDVGLPIILLAWLISVVLRVAQGSATVAIVTTAGIVVPLVEGQDMSQAHLALIIMAISAGSIFASHVNDGGFWMVSKYFGISERDTLKTWTVLETVLSVAGFVVAAALSLVI, encoded by the coding sequence ATGCTGCTCGCCGCCGCCCCCACTCCCGAGGCGCCACCCCACACCGGTGGACTGCTCCTCCTGATCGGCGGAACGCCCGGTCTGCTGACCGTCGCCGCCCTCGGGATCGCACTGCTGCTCCTCCTGATCATCAAGGTCAGGCTGCAGCCGTTCGTCGCGCTGCTCGCCGTGTCCATAGCCGTCGGCCTGGGTGCCGGTCTCTCCGTCACCGAACTCTTCGGCACGGTCCAGAAGTCCGCCGCGGTGTCCGTCATCGAATCCGGCATGGGCGGCATCCTCGGGCACGTCGCGATCATCATCGGCCTGGGCACGATGCTCGGCGCGATCCTGGAGGTGTCCGGCGGCGCGGAGGTCCTGAGCGCCCGCCTGCTGAACCTCTTCGGTGAGAAGCGCGCCCCGCTCGCCATGGGACTCACGGGCCTCATCTTCGGCATCCCGGTCTTCTTCGACGTCGGCATCTTCGTCCTCGCGCCGATCGTCTACGCCGCCGCCAAGCGCTCCGGCAAGTCGATCATCCTGTACGCGATGCCGCTGCTGGCCGGCCTCTCCATGACCCACGCGTTCCTCCCGCCGCACCCCGGACCGGTCGCCGCCGCCGGCCTCTTCAACGTCTCCCTCGGCTGGGTCATCCTGATGGGCGCCGTCGTCGGCATCCCGTCCGTCCTCGCCGCCTGGGTCTACGCCGCCTGGATCGGCAAGCGCGTCTTCGTCGACGTCCCGCAGGACATGGTCGAGGCCGCCGAGGAGTCCAAGGCCGCGGTCGTCGCCGAACAGCGCGCCTCCGGTGTCACCCCGCACGAGGAGCCCGTCTCCCTCGGCACCGTGCTGACGATCATCGGCACCCCGCTGATCCTCATCCTCGCCGCGACGTTCTCCTCCATCGCGCTGGACCCGTCGACCCTGCGCTCCGTCGTCGAGTTCTTCGGCAACCCGTTCGTCGCGCTCACCATCGCGCTGCTCCTCGCCTACTACCTGCTGGGCATCCGGCGCGGCTGGTCCCGCAAGTCCCTCGAGTCGGTCTCCACCGCCTCGCTGAAGCCCGTCGGCAACATCCTGCTCGTCGTCGGCGCCGGCGGCATCTTCGGAGCCGTGCTGAAGGGGAGCGGCATCGCCGACGCGCTCGCCGACACGTTCCACGACGTCGGCCTGCCCATCATCCTGCTGGCCTGGCTGATCTCCGTCGTCCTGCGCGTCGCCCAGGGCTCCGCGACGGTCGCGATCGTCACCACCGCGGGTATCGTCGTCCCGCTCGTCGAGGGCCAGGACATGTCGCAGGCCCACCTCGCGCTGATCATCATGGCGATCTCGGCGGGCTCCATCTTCGCCTCCCACGTCAACGACGGCGGGTTCTGGATGGTCTCGAAGTACTTCGGCATCTCCGAGCGCGACACCCTGAAGACCTGGACGGTCCTGGAGACTGTCCTCTCGGTCGCGGGCTTCGTCGTCGCGGCGGCGCTGAGCCTGGTGATCTAG
- a CDS encoding serine/threonine-protein kinase: MTGAQVDPLGSGDPATLGRYELLGRLASGGMGRIYLARDADGQLVAVKTLLAEGVVSDVERRRFTREVGLAQRVDSTFTARVREAAPRAEKPWMAIDYIAAPSLSELVRTAGVLPASAVQWLAAGTAEALVTLHGEGIIHRDLKPQNILLPLPGPRVIDFGISHANDLTRTSLTLGTIAFTSPEQARGEPSTEASDVYSLGATLFHLALGRPPYRADSDTLGLLAQVQRGQLDLDGLPKELTNLIRPCLAADPAERPVPAEMLARFRQSLAGLPVSQGGRRWLPPRWTDLIGAYERHGRDLARGAGIGVGDTGPVGVAGDQPTGVVPPPGPTLVLPEEREQAERAERERAEQADRAERERAEQAGRAARERAQQEQALRAPERRREEERKKQQKKERKRAQQEAERQRRERVENEERERAEKEAARLRAAEARARQRASRTPAASASAGLSPRTDRPAPRPAPPRAPAPTRSGRGSAFVTWLVVLSVVALVVWLVS, translated from the coding sequence ATGACAGGCGCGCAAGTTGATCCGCTGGGGAGCGGGGATCCGGCGACGCTCGGCAGGTACGAGCTGCTCGGGAGGCTGGCGTCCGGCGGCATGGGGCGGATCTATCTCGCCAGGGACGCCGACGGGCAGCTGGTGGCTGTGAAGACGCTGCTCGCCGAGGGTGTCGTCAGCGACGTCGAGCGGCGGCGCTTCACCCGCGAGGTGGGGCTCGCCCAGCGCGTCGACAGCACGTTCACCGCACGGGTGCGCGAGGCCGCCCCGCGGGCGGAGAAGCCGTGGATGGCGATCGACTACATCGCCGCGCCGTCGCTGTCCGAGCTGGTGCGCACGGCCGGTGTGCTGCCCGCGTCAGCCGTGCAGTGGCTCGCCGCGGGCACGGCGGAGGCGCTGGTCACCCTCCACGGCGAGGGCATCATCCACCGGGATCTCAAGCCGCAGAACATCCTGCTGCCGCTGCCCGGCCCCCGGGTGATCGACTTCGGCATCTCGCACGCGAACGACCTCACCCGCACGAGCCTCACCCTGGGGACGATCGCCTTCACCTCGCCGGAACAGGCACGCGGGGAGCCGTCGACCGAGGCGTCGGACGTGTACTCGCTCGGGGCGACCCTGTTCCACCTGGCGCTCGGCAGGCCTCCGTACCGGGCCGACAGCGACACCCTCGGTCTGCTCGCCCAGGTCCAGCGGGGCCAGCTCGACCTCGACGGCCTGCCGAAGGAACTGACGAACCTGATCCGCCCCTGCCTGGCGGCCGATCCCGCCGAACGGCCCGTCCCGGCCGAGATGCTGGCCCGCTTCCGGCAGTCGCTGGCCGGGCTCCCGGTGTCCCAGGGGGGCCGGCGCTGGCTGCCGCCCCGCTGGACGGATCTGATCGGCGCGTACGAGCGTCACGGACGCGACCTGGCGCGTGGGGCCGGCATCGGCGTCGGTGACACGGGCCCCGTGGGAGTCGCGGGCGATCAGCCCACGGGGGTGGTCCCGCCGCCCGGGCCGACCCTGGTACTCCCGGAGGAACGGGAGCAGGCGGAGCGCGCCGAGCGGGAGCGCGCCGAACAAGCCGATCGCGCCGAACGTGAACGCGCCGAACAAGCCGGACGGGCCGCACGCGAGCGGGCCCAGCAGGAACAGGCCCTGCGCGCACCCGAGCGGCGGCGCGAGGAGGAGCGGAAGAAGCAGCAGAAGAAGGAACGGAAGAGGGCGCAGCAGGAGGCGGAGAGGCAGCGGCGTGAACGGGTGGAGAACGAGGAGCGGGAGCGGGCCGAGAAGGAGGCCGCCCGGCTGAGGGCCGCCGAGGCCAGGGCCCGGCAGCGCGCCTCACGGACGCCCGCCGCCTCGGCCTCCGCGGGGCTGTCGCCCAGGACGGACCGGCCGGCGCCCCGCCCCGCTCCGCCCCGGGCTCCCGCGCCCACCAGGTCCGGGAGGGGGTCCGCCTTCGTGACCTGGCTGGTGGTGCTGTCGGTCGTCGCGCTGGTCGTCTGGCTGGTCAGCTAG
- a CDS encoding Nramp family divalent metal transporter gives MAETSETMQTGEPGSPPRKSSWRYIGPGIVVAATGVGAGDLVATLIAGSKFGYTLMWAAVIGCLVKISLAEAVGRWHLATGRTLFDGWRTLGGWTTGYFAVYVVIWGFVYGATAMSSSALPIVALFPDGPGLKTWAIITGLIGLVFVWFNQYAVFEKVMTVLIGIMFVVVVYVAIRVVPDVGASFAGLLPVLPDGSLIYTLGLIGGVGGTITMAAYGYWVNAKGWSDTSWMKVMRLDNRAAYLTTGVFVVAMLIVGAELLHSSQIALTKGDRGLIDLGQILEDRFGAGTAKLFLVGFFATSFSSLIGVWHGVSLMFADFVERIRAGRVGAGVEKASSETVGRQERSVPFRAYLLWLTFPPMTLLWLDEPFGLVIGYGVLGAFFMPFLALTLLWLLNSERTPREWRNGWLSNGMLGAAGLLFVVLCVQQVRELPW, from the coding sequence ATGGCGGAGACAAGCGAGACCATGCAAACGGGGGAGCCCGGCTCCCCGCCGCGTAAATCCAGCTGGCGCTACATCGGACCCGGCATCGTCGTCGCGGCGACCGGGGTCGGAGCCGGAGACCTGGTCGCGACGCTCATCGCGGGAAGCAAATTCGGCTACACCCTCATGTGGGCGGCCGTCATCGGCTGCCTCGTCAAGATCTCCCTCGCGGAGGCGGTCGGCCGCTGGCACCTCGCGACGGGCCGCACCCTCTTCGACGGCTGGCGCACCCTCGGCGGGTGGACCACCGGCTACTTCGCGGTGTACGTCGTGATCTGGGGCTTCGTGTACGGCGCGACGGCCATGTCCTCCAGCGCCCTGCCCATCGTGGCGCTCTTCCCGGACGGACCGGGGCTGAAGACCTGGGCGATCATCACCGGGCTGATCGGCCTGGTCTTCGTCTGGTTCAACCAGTACGCCGTCTTCGAGAAGGTCATGACGGTCCTGATCGGCATCATGTTCGTCGTCGTGGTCTACGTCGCGATCCGGGTGGTGCCGGACGTCGGCGCCTCCTTCGCCGGGCTGCTCCCCGTGCTGCCCGACGGCTCGCTGATCTACACGCTCGGTCTGATCGGCGGGGTCGGCGGCACCATCACCATGGCGGCGTACGGGTACTGGGTCAACGCCAAGGGGTGGTCGGACACCTCCTGGATGAAGGTGATGCGGCTCGACAACCGGGCCGCCTACCTCACCACCGGTGTCTTCGTCGTCGCCATGCTGATCGTCGGCGCCGAACTGCTGCACTCCTCGCAGATCGCCCTGACGAAGGGGGACCGGGGGCTGATCGACCTCGGGCAGATCCTGGAGGACCGCTTCGGTGCGGGCACCGCGAAGCTGTTCCTGGTCGGCTTCTTCGCGACGTCGTTCTCGTCCCTCATCGGTGTGTGGCACGGCGTGAGCCTGATGTTCGCCGACTTCGTGGAACGGATCCGCGCCGGCCGCGTCGGGGCGGGCGTGGAGAAGGCGAGCAGCGAGACGGTCGGCCGCCAGGAGCGGTCCGTGCCCTTCCGCGCGTATCTGCTCTGGCTGACCTTCCCGCCCATGACCCTGCTCTGGCTGGACGAGCCGTTCGGACTGGTCATCGGCTACGGGGTGCTCGGCGCGTTCTTCATGCCCTTCCTGGCCCTGACCCTGCTCTGGCTGCTCAACTCGGAGCGAACCCCCAGGGAATGGCGCAACGGATGGCTCAGCAACGGGATGCTGGGCGCGGCGGGGCTTCTGTTCGTCGTGCTGTGCGTCCAGCAGGTGCGCGAGCTGCCCTGGTGA
- a CDS encoding chitinase, with the protein MERSAGSSRHRRRPVRPLLGGAVAVVSAGALAVTGLVGTAQAADVNVAKNAGFESGLANWTCSGGSGATVSSPVHGGTSALKATPAGQDNAKCTQTVAVKPGSTYTLSSWTQGGYAYIGASGTGTTDVSTWSPGSTSWTQLRTTFTTGPSTTSVTVYTHGWYGQAAYYADDVQVTGPDGGGGTDPEPAVPGTPAGLSVGTTTSSSIALNWSAVSGATGYTVYRNGTKATTASGTSATVTGLAADTAYQFSVSATNAAGESAKSAAVTGRTAKTTDPGGPSTSVPKHAVTGYWQNFNNGATVQKLSDVPANYDIIAVSFGDATATPGAVTFNLDSAGLNGYTVAQFKADIKAKQAAGKNVIISVGGEKGSVAVNSDASANAFADSVYALIQEYGFNGVDIDLENGLNATYMTKALRSLSSKAGSGLVITMAPQTIDMQSTSGEYFKTALNIKDILTVVNMQYYNSGSMLGCDGKVYSQGSVDFLTALACIQLEGGLAPSQVGLGVPASTRGAGSGYVAPSVVNAALDCLAKGTGCGSFKPSRTYPDLRGAMTWSTNWDATAGNAWSNAVGPHVHGLP; encoded by the coding sequence GTGGAACGCTCCGCAGGCAGCAGCAGGCACAGAAGACGCCCGGTCCGGCCGCTCCTCGGCGGGGCCGTCGCCGTGGTCTCGGCCGGGGCGCTCGCCGTCACCGGTCTCGTCGGAACCGCCCAGGCGGCCGACGTCAACGTCGCCAAGAACGCAGGATTCGAGTCCGGGCTCGCCAACTGGACCTGTTCCGGGGGCAGCGGCGCCACCGTCTCCTCCCCCGTGCACGGCGGCACCTCCGCGCTCAAGGCCACCCCGGCCGGGCAGGACAACGCCAAGTGCACGCAGACCGTGGCCGTGAAGCCCGGCTCCACCTACACGCTGAGCTCCTGGACGCAGGGCGGTTACGCCTACATCGGCGCGAGCGGCACCGGCACGACGGACGTCTCCACCTGGTCGCCCGGCTCCACCAGCTGGACCCAGCTGAGGACCACCTTCACCACCGGCCCCTCCACCACCTCGGTGACCGTCTACACCCACGGCTGGTACGGCCAGGCCGCCTACTACGCGGACGACGTCCAGGTGACCGGGCCCGACGGCGGTGGCGGCACCGACCCGGAGCCCGCCGTCCCCGGGACCCCCGCCGGGCTGAGCGTGGGCACGACGACCAGCTCCTCCATCGCCCTGAACTGGAGCGCCGTCTCCGGCGCGACCGGGTACACCGTCTACCGCAACGGTACGAAGGCCACCACCGCCAGCGGCACCTCGGCGACCGTGACCGGGCTGGCGGCGGACACCGCGTACCAGTTCTCCGTCAGCGCCACCAACGCGGCCGGCGAGTCGGCCAAGTCCGCCGCGGTGACGGGCCGTACGGCGAAGACCACCGACCCGGGCGGCCCCTCGACCTCGGTGCCCAAGCACGCGGTCACCGGCTACTGGCAGAACTTCAACAACGGCGCCACCGTCCAGAAGCTCAGCGACGTCCCCGCGAACTACGACATCATCGCCGTCTCCTTCGGGGACGCCACGGCCACTCCGGGCGCCGTCACCTTCAACCTCGACTCGGCCGGCCTCAACGGCTACACCGTCGCCCAGTTCAAGGCCGACATCAAGGCCAAGCAGGCCGCCGGGAAGAACGTCATCATCTCGGTCGGCGGCGAGAAGGGCTCCGTCGCGGTCAACAGCGACGCGTCCGCGAACGCCTTCGCCGACTCGGTGTACGCCCTCATCCAGGAGTACGGCTTCAACGGCGTCGACATCGACCTGGAGAACGGCCTCAACGCCACCTACATGACGAAGGCGCTGCGCTCCCTGTCGTCGAAGGCGGGCTCCGGCCTCGTCATCACGATGGCACCGCAGACCATCGACATGCAGTCGACCTCCGGTGAGTACTTCAAGACGGCGCTCAACATCAAGGACATCCTGACCGTCGTCAACATGCAGTACTACAACAGCGGTTCGATGCTCGGCTGCGACGGCAAGGTCTACTCCCAGGGCTCGGTGGACTTCCTCACCGCGCTCGCCTGCATCCAGCTGGAGGGCGGCCTCGCCCCGTCCCAGGTCGGTCTCGGTGTACCCGCCTCCACCCGTGGCGCCGGCAGCGGCTACGTCGCCCCGTCCGTCGTGAACGCGGCCCTGGACTGCCTGGCCAAGGGCACGGGCTGTGGATCCTTCAAGCCCTCCAGGACCTACCCGGACCTGCGCGGCGCGATGACCTGGTCCACGAACTGGGACGCCACGGCGGGCAACGCCTGGTCCAACGCGGTCGGCCCGCACGTCCACGGGCTGCCGTAG
- the cpaB gene encoding Flp pilus assembly protein CpaB codes for MNSRQRRGVILLLLSVLCAFGAFAGVLSVISDVNSKVGPEVDAYRLKSNVAPYTDLSADKFEKVSMPKRWLSDNAVTDIGEIDGKIAVTQLRKGSLMQSDMMVKSPELRPGEQEIAIMIDAATGVAGKIHPDDKVNIYATFAGERDGDVSQSKVIVSNAKVLDVGELTALDPNGDDRNQASEVVPITFALNTLDTQRVAYAESFAEHVRLALIAPGSDGTIRPGDRTYTLDKDK; via the coding sequence ATGAACTCCCGCCAGCGCCGCGGCGTGATACTCCTGCTCCTGTCGGTCCTCTGCGCCTTCGGCGCCTTCGCCGGGGTGCTCTCGGTGATCAGCGACGTCAACTCGAAGGTCGGACCCGAGGTCGACGCCTACCGGCTCAAGTCCAACGTGGCGCCCTACACGGACCTGTCCGCCGACAAGTTCGAGAAGGTCTCCATGCCCAAACGCTGGCTGTCGGACAACGCCGTCACGGACATCGGTGAGATCGACGGCAAGATCGCCGTGACGCAACTGCGGAAGGGCTCCCTGATGCAGTCCGACATGATGGTGAAGAGTCCGGAACTGCGTCCGGGCGAGCAGGAGATCGCCATCATGATCGACGCGGCGACCGGGGTGGCGGGCAAGATCCACCCGGACGACAAGGTCAACATCTACGCCACCTTCGCGGGTGAACGGGACGGCGACGTGTCCCAGTCCAAGGTCATCGTCTCCAACGCGAAGGTGCTGGACGTCGGCGAGCTGACCGCGCTCGACCCGAACGGGGACGACAGGAACCAGGCGTCCGAGGTCGTACCGATCACCTTCGCCCTCAACACCCTCGACACCCAGCGCGTCGCGTACGCGGAGTCCTTCGCCGAACACGTACGCCTCGCACTGATCGCGCCCGGCAGCGACGGCACGATCCGCCCGGGCGACCGCACTTACACGCTCGACAAGGACAAGTGA